The region AGCTCGGTCTCATTTATGACACCCTGACCTTTCACTCACTGGATGAACCCTTCACCGAGTACGGCTTGCTGGCCGAGCGCATCGAGCGGCCTGAAGACAATACTTGGGTGCGTTTCCATCTGCGTGAAGAAGCGCGATTCCACGACGGCGAGCCTGTTACCGCTGAGGACGTCGTGTTCACTTTCAACACTCTGCTCGAGAAAGGCGCACCCTTCTATCGGGCTTATTATGGCGATGTGAAAGAGGTCATCGCAGACAGCGAGCGCAGCGTGACCTTCCACTTCCATAATGGCCAGAACCGGGAATTACCGCTGGTGTTGGGGCAGTTACCGGTATTACCCGCGCATTTCTGGGCTGAACGTGAATTCGATCGCACCGGACTGGAGCCACCCCTGGGCAGCGGACCCTATCGGGTCGGAAACGTGCGCCCCGGCCGCTCGATCAGCTACGAACGTGTCGAGGATTACTGGGGTGCGAACCTGCCCGCTCTGCGAGGTTTCTACAACTTCGACCGAGTGGTCGTCGATTACTATCGCGATACCGGTGTGGCGCTGGAAGCCTTCAAAGCAGGACAGTTTGATTTCAATCAGGAAGTCAGTGCGCGCAACTGGGCCACAGGCTACGACAGTCCTGCGCTTCAGGCCGGTCGGATTATCAAGGAAGAAATCCCCAACCAGAATACTCAGGGCATGCAGGGGTTTGTCTTCAACCTGCGCCGCCCGCATTTCGAGGACCGCCGAGTCCGACAAGCGATTAGCCTGCTGTTTGATTTCGAATGGGCCAACGGGCGACTTTTCCATGGTGCCTACACCCGTAGCGCCAGTTTCTTCGCCAACTCGGAGCTGGCCGCCGAGGGCAAGCCCGATGAGGCCGAGCTCAATCTGCTCGAGCCGTTGCGAGATCAATTGCCTGCCGAAGCGTTCGATTCTGCGTACGTTCCTCCCACGACCGATGGCAGCGGCAATATCCGCGAGCAGATGCGCAAAGCCTATGCGTTGTTGCAGGATGCCGGCTGGCGGATCGAGAACGATCAACTGGTCAACGAACAGGGCGAACCACTGAGTTTTGAATTTCTGCTGGTGCAAGCCGATTTTGAACGCGTTCTGTTGCCCTTCAAACGCAACCTCGCGTCGCTGGGCATCAACATGGAGCTCCGTCGGATTGATACCTCGCAGTACATCAATCGCCTGCGTTCACGGGATTTCGACATGGTGGTCACGGGCTTTGGCCAGTCCAACTCGCCGGGCAATGAGCAACGCGAGTACTGGCATTCCTCCAGCGCTGACAACCCTGGCAGCCGCAACCTGATGGGCCTCAAAGACCCCGCAATCGACAGCCTGGTTGAGGGTTTGATCCAGGCTGACAGTCGCGAAGCGCTGGTTACCCATACCCGTGCGCTGGATCGGGTTCTGCGGGTCACCCACCTGCTGGTCCCCAACTTCCACACGGACGTGTACCGCGTCGCTTACTGGAACAAGTTCGCGCACCCCGCACAGTCCCCCAAATACGACATCGGCCTCTTTACCTGGTGGGTCGACAAGGACAAACCGGGCGCTATCAGCGAGCCTATGCTGCTTCCAGAGCCGACTGACGCCGACAGCGACGCTGAAGACTCAGCCGAGCAGGCGAAGGATGTCACATCCTCACGCCCTGCCGATTCGCCAGCCTCCTCTACCGGTACGGATCAGAGCGAGGATACCGAGTAGATGCTTGCGTATATCATTCGTCGGCTTCTGCTGATCATCCCAACCCTGTTCGGCATTCTGTTAATCAACTTCCTTATCATCCAGGCCGCACCCGGCGGCCCTGTAGAACAGATGGTAGCCAAGCTTGAGGGTTTTGAAGGCGCTACCAGCCGTATCTCGGGAAGCGCCCAGGGCGAGGTGGCGAGCGGCAGCAATTACCGCGGCGCGCAGGGTCTGGACCCGGACATCATCGCCGAGATCGAGCGGATGTACGGTTTCGACAAGCCACCGCATGAGCGATTCTGGCTGATGATCAAGGGCTATATGACCTTTGACTTCGGCGACAGTTTTTTCCGTGACGCCAGCGTGATTGATCTGATTATCGAGAAGATGCCGGTCTCCATTTCCCTGGGCCTGTGGACGACCGTACTGACTTACCTGATTTCCATTCCGCTGGGTATCCGCAAGGCAATCACCCACGGCTCGGCATTTGACGTCTGGACCAGCTCACTGATCATTGTCGGCTACGCCATTCCCGGATTCCTGCTGGCTATTCTGTTGATAGTGCTGTTTGCGGGCGGCAGTTACTTTGACTGGTTCCCGTTACGCGGTCTGACCTCGAACAACTTCGAAGAGCTGGACACCTGGGGCAAGGTCAAGGATTACCTGTGGCACCTGGTGTTGCCGATCACCGCGATGGTCATTGGCAGTTTCGCTACGCTGACCATGCTCACCAAGAATTGCTTTCTCGACGAGATCGGCAAACAGTACGTGACCACTGCGCGGGCCAAGGG is a window of Pseudomonas sp. gcc21 DNA encoding:
- a CDS encoding extracellular solute-binding protein; this translates as MLATLKTTTGLILLTLATFSQAQDAGSHALTLYGEPPKYPEGFSHFDYVNPEAPKGGTLRLSGFGSFDSLNGFISRGAAADQLGLIYDTLTFHSLDEPFTEYGLLAERIERPEDNTWVRFHLREEARFHDGEPVTAEDVVFTFNTLLEKGAPFYRAYYGDVKEVIADSERSVTFHFHNGQNRELPLVLGQLPVLPAHFWAEREFDRTGLEPPLGSGPYRVGNVRPGRSISYERVEDYWGANLPALRGFYNFDRVVVDYYRDTGVALEAFKAGQFDFNQEVSARNWATGYDSPALQAGRIIKEEIPNQNTQGMQGFVFNLRRPHFEDRRVRQAISLLFDFEWANGRLFHGAYTRSASFFANSELAAEGKPDEAELNLLEPLRDQLPAEAFDSAYVPPTTDGSGNIREQMRKAYALLQDAGWRIENDQLVNEQGEPLSFEFLLVQADFERVLLPFKRNLASLGINMELRRIDTSQYINRLRSRDFDMVVTGFGQSNSPGNEQREYWHSSSADNPGSRNLMGLKDPAIDSLVEGLIQADSREALVTHTRALDRVLRVTHLLVPNFHTDVYRVAYWNKFAHPAQSPKYDIGLFTWWVDKDKPGAISEPMLLPEPTDADSDAEDSAEQAKDVTSSRPADSPASSTGTDQSEDTE
- a CDS encoding microcin C ABC transporter permease YejB; the encoded protein is MLAYIIRRLLLIIPTLFGILLINFLIIQAAPGGPVEQMVAKLEGFEGATSRISGSAQGEVASGSNYRGAQGLDPDIIAEIERMYGFDKPPHERFWLMIKGYMTFDFGDSFFRDASVIDLIIEKMPVSISLGLWTTVLTYLISIPLGIRKAITHGSAFDVWTSSLIIVGYAIPGFLLAILLIVLFAGGSYFDWFPLRGLTSNNFEELDTWGKVKDYLWHLVLPITAMVIGSFATLTMLTKNCFLDEIGKQYVTTARAKGLSERRVLYGHVFRNAMLLIIAGFPSALISVFFTGALLIEVIFSLDGLGLLGFEAAINRDYPVMFGTLYIFTLLGLVVKLIGDIAYTLVDPRIDFESREG